A genomic stretch from Methylophilus medardicus includes:
- the mraY gene encoding phospho-N-acetylmuramoyl-pentapeptide-transferase has translation MLFELTKWLATDVHGFHVFNYITFRAVLATLTALAISFMVGPAMIRKLTEYKVGQAVRDDGPQTHLVKAGTPTMGGALILVAISVSTLLWGNLHNRFIWVVLITTLGFGAVGWVDDYRKVVYKNPKGLSAKEKYFWQSVVGLGVAAFLYATATTPVETTLIVPFFKHLVFPLSAAGFIALTYLVVVGSSNAVNLTDGLDGLATLPTVMVGSALAIFSYVAGHAVFSKYLGIPYVAGASELMVFCAAMAGAGLGFLWFNAYPAEVFMGDVGALALGAALGVVAVIVRQEIVLFIMGGVFVIETFSVAAQVLYFKYTKKMTGTGKRIFLMAPLHHHYEQKGWKETQVVVRFWIITMMLVLVGLSTLKLR, from the coding sequence ATGTTATTTGAACTGACAAAATGGCTGGCAACGGATGTGCATGGGTTTCATGTGTTTAATTACATCACCTTTCGTGCGGTGTTGGCCACGCTCACGGCCTTAGCCATTTCTTTCATGGTTGGGCCAGCCATGATCCGTAAGCTCACGGAGTATAAGGTTGGCCAAGCGGTACGCGATGATGGCCCGCAAACACACTTGGTGAAGGCCGGTACGCCCACCATGGGCGGCGCTTTGATCTTGGTCGCCATTTCAGTATCCACCTTGCTGTGGGGCAATCTACATAACCGTTTTATTTGGGTAGTGTTGATTACCACGCTCGGCTTTGGTGCAGTTGGCTGGGTCGATGATTACCGCAAAGTAGTCTACAAAAATCCTAAAGGCTTATCTGCTAAAGAAAAATATTTTTGGCAAAGTGTGGTGGGTTTGGGCGTCGCAGCTTTTTTATATGCCACCGCTACCACACCTGTTGAAACCACACTGATCGTGCCGTTCTTTAAGCATTTGGTGTTTCCACTGAGCGCTGCTGGCTTTATTGCTCTGACCTATTTGGTGGTTGTCGGCAGCAGTAATGCCGTGAATTTGACCGATGGTCTGGATGGATTGGCAACCTTACCGACAGTCATGGTCGGCAGCGCCTTGGCGATCTTTTCTTATGTTGCCGGTCATGCCGTGTTTTCAAAATATCTCGGTATTCCTTATGTTGCCGGCGCCAGTGAGCTGATGGTATTTTGCGCTGCCATGGCAGGTGCGGGGTTGGGATTTTTATGGTTTAACGCCTATCCGGCAGAAGTGTTCATGGGGGATGTCGGCGCATTAGCGCTAGGGGCAGCCTTAGGCGTCGTCGCGGTGATCGTGCGCCAAGAAATTGTCCTGTTCATTATGGGCGGGGTGTTTGTGATTGAAACCTTCTCGGTGGCTGCGCAAGTGCTCTATTTCAAATACACCAAAAAAATGACCGGGACCGGGAAACGTATTTTTCTGATGGCGCCATTGCACCACCACTATGAACAAAAGGGCTGGAAAGAAACGCAAGTGGTGGTGCGATTCTGGATCATCACCATGATGCTGGTACTGGTGGGCTTGTCCACCTTGAAATTGCGGTAA
- a CDS encoding UDP-N-acetylmuramoyl-L-alanyl-D-glutamate--2,6-diaminopimelate ligase has translation MSKYIIPAPVHGITADSRQVEKHGLFLAYPGQHSDGRDFIQDAIAKGANTVIWDNQGFDWDPAWQVHNIAIADLKSQVGHIASQFYKEPSEQMWCIGVTGTNGKTTVTHWLAQAYRFLQQKAAVIGTLGNGALDDLQPTQNTTPGPVELQKMLATFVLDQVRTVAMEVSSHGLDQGRVNGVAFDVAVLTNITRDHLDYHLTMEAYQAAKRKLFDWQTLTAAVINADDAFGLALIEDTRKQGKKVLSYGLHQEADVCATAVTMHATGFEIQVRTAQGTGEIQLHALGQFNVYNALAVLTCLLAHDVALPAALQAVSGLVPVAGRMQMFGGGDLPLVVVDYAHTPDALEKALQTLRIQARGKLSCVFGCGGDRDSGKRSEMGRIADALADSVVLTNDNPRSENPYAIIAAIAEGMTQEATVEIDRAKAIALAVSQASKGDVVLVAGKGHEDYQEMQGIRYPFSDADWVQSALKKRAKA, from the coding sequence GTGAGTAAATACATTATTCCAGCCCCGGTGCACGGCATCACAGCGGATAGTCGCCAAGTCGAAAAGCATGGCTTATTTTTGGCTTATCCCGGTCAGCACAGCGATGGTCGCGACTTTATTCAAGACGCGATTGCCAAGGGTGCAAATACCGTGATTTGGGATAATCAGGGCTTTGATTGGGATCCAGCTTGGCAAGTACATAACATCGCCATTGCCGACCTGAAATCGCAGGTGGGTCACATTGCGAGCCAGTTTTACAAAGAGCCTTCTGAGCAAATGTGGTGCATCGGCGTCACCGGGACGAACGGTAAAACCACGGTGACACATTGGTTGGCACAGGCCTATCGATTTTTGCAGCAGAAAGCGGCTGTGATCGGCACGTTGGGCAATGGTGCACTGGACGATTTGCAGCCCACGCAAAATACCACGCCGGGACCCGTAGAGCTGCAAAAAATGCTCGCCACCTTTGTGCTGGATCAAGTGCGCACTGTGGCGATGGAAGTTTCCTCACATGGACTCGATCAGGGGCGGGTGAATGGGGTGGCGTTTGACGTCGCCGTGTTGACCAACATCACGCGTGATCATCTCGATTACCACCTGACCATGGAGGCCTATCAGGCGGCCAAGCGCAAATTATTTGATTGGCAAACGCTCACGGCCGCGGTGATTAATGCGGATGATGCCTTCGGTTTGGCACTCATCGAAGATACGCGCAAGCAAGGCAAAAAAGTATTGAGTTATGGGCTGCATCAGGAGGCGGATGTCTGTGCAACGGCCGTCACCATGCATGCCACCGGTTTTGAAATTCAGGTGCGTACTGCACAAGGCACTGGAGAAATTCAGTTACATGCGCTTGGGCAATTTAATGTTTACAACGCGTTGGCGGTATTGACCTGCTTGTTAGCACATGACGTGGCATTGCCAGCTGCGTTGCAAGCGGTATCCGGATTGGTACCAGTGGCTGGGCGCATGCAAATGTTTGGCGGTGGCGATTTGCCCTTGGTGGTGGTCGATTATGCGCATACACCAGATGCCTTAGAGAAGGCGCTGCAGACGCTACGTATTCAAGCCCGTGGCAAGTTGAGCTGTGTGTTTGGCTGTGGCGGTGATCGCGATAGTGGCAAACGCAGCGAGATGGGCCGAATCGCTGATGCACTGGCCGATAGCGTCGTGCTTACCAATGATAATCCACGCAGTGAAAACCCTTATGCAATTATCGCCGCGATCGCTGAAGGCATGACACAGGAAGCGACAGTTGAAATAGATCGCGCCAAAGCGATTGCCTTGGCCGTGAGTCAGGCAAGCAAAGGTGATGTGGTATTGGTCGCTGGCAAAGGCCATGAGGATTATCAGGAAATGCAAGGCATTCGCTATCCATTTAGCGATGCTGATTGGGTACAAAGCGCTCTGAAAAAGAGGGCGAAAGCATGA
- the ftsL gene encoding cell division protein FtsL, with protein sequence MIRLNLILFALTIVLALGVVTAQYKARKLYFELDRQAVLTKQYMTEYDQLQIEQSTWAMHSRLEEFATTRLHMHSPSMQQTQVIMVDVPSAP encoded by the coding sequence ATGATTCGGCTGAATTTGATTTTATTTGCATTAACCATCGTCTTAGCGCTAGGCGTGGTGACCGCGCAATACAAGGCGCGAAAATTGTATTTTGAGTTGGATCGTCAGGCCGTGTTGACCAAGCAATACATGACGGAATATGACCAGTTGCAAATTGAGCAGAGTACTTGGGCCATGCATTCACGGTTGGAGGAGTTCGCAACCACGCGTTTACATATGCATAGCCCGAGCATGCAACAGACGCAGGTGATCATGGTGGATGTGCCTTCAGCACCCTAA
- a CDS encoding UDP-N-acetylmuramoyl-tripeptide--D-alanyl-D-alanine ligase, with amino-acid sequence MIALSDIATVLHGTLQGEDVTVTSVDTDSRRAQPGQLFVALPGEKFDGHDFLSQVATQGAVAALVSRPVDSPLPTVLVKDTRLALGQLASWWRQQWALPLIAVTGSNGKTTTKEMIADILQVHSGRADAVLATAGNFNNDIGMPLTLLRLRPTHRHAVIEMGMNHLGEIDYLTRLACPDVAVINNAGTAHIGELGSRENIAKAKGEIFAGLRSDGVAVINADSAFADYWRGLNTARRVVTFGLDANADVRGVMLDAASSFTLHYQHQAVQVTLAVPGVHNVMNALAAAATSLAAGVPLADVGLGLQQFAGVNGRLQKKTAANGAVVIDDTYNANPDSMRAALEVLKNAGQNTLFVMGDMGELGADAEDMHAQIGRYAKTCGVNKLYALGKFTQAAVQAFGQPAQHFATLETLLAALQAEMQADDVVLVKGSRFMQMERVVNALVALQTTDIGAE; translated from the coding sequence ATGATTGCGCTATCCGACATCGCAACAGTGTTGCACGGTACTTTGCAGGGTGAAGATGTCACGGTGACGTCGGTCGATACAGACAGTCGTCGTGCGCAGCCCGGACAATTGTTTGTCGCATTGCCGGGCGAAAAGTTTGATGGACATGACTTTTTATCGCAAGTGGCTACGCAAGGCGCAGTGGCTGCCTTGGTGAGTCGGCCGGTAGATAGTCCTCTGCCAACCGTGCTGGTCAAAGATACGCGATTGGCATTGGGTCAGTTGGCCAGTTGGTGGCGTCAGCAGTGGGCATTGCCGCTGATAGCAGTGACTGGCAGCAATGGCAAAACCACCACCAAAGAAATGATTGCCGACATTCTGCAAGTGCATAGTGGCCGCGCGGACGCGGTGTTGGCCACTGCCGGTAATTTTAATAATGACATCGGCATGCCGCTGACGTTGTTGCGTTTGCGTCCCACCCATCGTCATGCCGTGATCGAAATGGGCATGAATCATTTAGGTGAGATTGACTACCTGACGCGCCTGGCCTGCCCAGATGTGGCTGTCATCAACAATGCAGGCACTGCCCATATTGGGGAACTGGGTTCGCGTGAAAACATTGCCAAAGCCAAAGGCGAGATTTTCGCAGGCTTGCGCAGTGATGGCGTTGCGGTAATCAATGCCGATAGTGCTTTTGCTGACTACTGGCGCGGCTTGAATACCGCTAGACGGGTGGTGACGTTTGGGCTGGATGCAAATGCAGATGTGCGTGGCGTGATGTTGGATGCTGCGTCTAGCTTTACATTGCATTATCAACATCAGGCTGTGCAAGTCACATTGGCTGTGCCCGGTGTGCATAACGTGATGAATGCACTCGCTGCGGCGGCAACCAGTCTGGCAGCTGGCGTGCCTCTGGCAGACGTGGGGCTGGGTTTGCAACAGTTTGCCGGGGTCAACGGGCGTTTACAAAAAAAGACTGCGGCCAATGGTGCAGTCGTGATTGATGACACTTACAACGCCAACCCTGACTCCATGCGCGCGGCGCTAGAGGTGCTGAAAAATGCGGGCCAGAACACCTTATTTGTGATGGGCGACATGGGGGAGCTTGGCGCTGATGCTGAAGACATGCATGCACAAATAGGCCGGTATGCCAAAACGTGCGGGGTGAACAAGTTATATGCATTGGGCAAGTTCACACAAGCGGCGGTGCAGGCATTCGGCCAGCCAGCGCAACATTTTGCCACGTTGGAGACGTTGTTAGCCGCTTTGCAGGCAGAAATGCAAGCCGACGACGTGGTGTTGGTAAAAGGCTCGCGCTTTATGCAAATGGAGCGCGTAGTAAATGCGTTAGTGGCGTTGCAAACCACTGATATAGGGGCGGAATAG
- the ftsW gene encoding putative lipid II flippase FtsW, whose amino-acid sequence MLGPLMMNRERYNSPSYDMSLLWVVLSLLAFGMVMVYSASIAYADSSKMFGHNSIYFLLRQALYIAVGLVAAVIVFQVPMAWWQKMSPYLFILGIVLLIMVLIPGIGKVVNGSRRWISLLVMNLQPSELMKLFIAMYASDYAVRKASNMHSIKKGFLPMLGVMVFVGVLLLKEPDFGAFAVTASIAFSIMWLGGVNLKVFIAMLGALPLAVFGLVVMEPYRLERMKGFLNPFDDPFDTGYQLSHALIAFGRGEFWGVGLGGSVEKLLYLPEAHTDFLLAVVAEELGYIGVLVVVLLFAWLVIRAFSIAKEAVANERYYAALLAQGIGVWMGVQGFINMGVNMGLLPTKGLTLPLLSYGGSGILANCIAMSVLLRIDFENRRLQKGLQT is encoded by the coding sequence ATGCTTGGCCCGTTAATGATGAATCGTGAGCGTTATAACTCGCCGAGCTACGATATGTCGTTGCTGTGGGTGGTGTTGTCTTTGCTGGCGTTTGGCATGGTCATGGTGTATTCGGCATCAATTGCCTACGCGGATTCGAGCAAAATGTTTGGCCATAACAGCATCTACTTTTTGTTGCGTCAGGCTTTGTATATCGCCGTTGGCTTGGTGGCGGCGGTCATCGTCTTTCAAGTGCCCATGGCGTGGTGGCAGAAAATGTCGCCTTATTTGTTCATTCTGGGCATCGTCTTGTTGATCATGGTGTTGATTCCCGGTATCGGCAAAGTCGTTAATGGTAGCCGTCGCTGGATCTCATTGCTGGTGATGAACCTGCAACCGTCTGAGTTAATGAAGTTATTTATTGCCATGTATGCCTCCGATTATGCTGTCCGCAAAGCAAGCAATATGCACAGCATTAAAAAGGGCTTTTTGCCCATGCTGGGGGTGATGGTGTTTGTGGGCGTATTGCTGTTAAAAGAGCCCGATTTTGGCGCCTTTGCCGTGACCGCCTCCATTGCGTTTTCGATCATGTGGTTGGGTGGCGTCAATCTCAAAGTGTTTATCGCAATGCTAGGAGCGTTGCCATTGGCGGTGTTCGGCCTCGTGGTGATGGAGCCCTACCGCCTAGAGCGCATGAAAGGCTTTTTGAATCCGTTTGATGATCCGTTTGATACCGGATATCAGTTGTCGCATGCCTTGATCGCGTTTGGTCGCGGTGAATTTTGGGGCGTAGGACTCGGCGGTAGTGTTGAGAAATTATTGTACTTGCCCGAGGCGCATACCGACTTCTTGCTGGCCGTGGTGGCCGAAGAGCTCGGCTACATTGGGGTTTTAGTGGTGGTCTTGCTGTTCGCATGGTTGGTCATTCGCGCGTTTAGCATCGCCAAAGAAGCAGTCGCGAATGAGCGTTATTACGCAGCTTTGCTGGCGCAGGGGATTGGTGTCTGGATGGGCGTGCAGGGCTTCATCAATATGGGCGTAAATATGGGGCTGCTACCCACCAAAGGCCTGACTTTGCCACTGCTCTCGTATGGTGGCAGCGGAATTCTGGCCAATTGTATTGCGATGTCAGTGCTATTGCGCATTGATTTTGAGAACCGTCGTTTGCAGAAGGGTTTGCAAACATGA
- the murG gene encoding undecaprenyldiphospho-muramoylpentapeptide beta-N-acetylglucosaminyltransferase, giving the protein MSQQYTLMVMAGGTGGHVYPAMAVADALLAAGWKIVWLATEGGMENRLIANKPYDKAMMTMQGVRGKGWLGWLTLPVKLARAFAQARAAIKQHQPDVVLGMGGFAAFPGGVMAKLSGLPLVIHEQNSVAGLTNKVLARLADRVLTGFPGALGVRGEMVGNPVREMITTLPVPEQRFATHHGALRILVVGGSLGAVALNTLVPQAFATLPVQARPQIIHQAGEKQFEALKKAYAEAGVAADCRAFIHDMAEVYAWADLVICRAGALTVAELANVGAASILVPFPFAVDDHQTTNAAYLQQAGAALLIQQRDLDVAKLAATLQTLDRASCLAMALKARALAKPQATQEVAACCQQLASNHYNKKQRAA; this is encoded by the coding sequence ATGAGCCAACAATACACATTAATGGTGATGGCGGGCGGCACCGGTGGACATGTTTACCCCGCCATGGCAGTCGCCGATGCGTTGCTGGCAGCAGGATGGAAGATCGTCTGGCTGGCGACTGAAGGCGGCATGGAAAATCGCTTAATTGCAAACAAACCCTACGACAAAGCCATGATGACCATGCAAGGCGTGCGCGGTAAAGGCTGGTTAGGTTGGCTGACATTGCCAGTGAAATTGGCGCGCGCGTTTGCACAAGCCCGCGCTGCAATCAAGCAGCATCAACCAGATGTTGTGCTAGGCATGGGCGGTTTTGCGGCTTTTCCGGGGGGTGTGATGGCAAAACTATCCGGCCTGCCTTTGGTGATTCATGAGCAAAACTCGGTGGCTGGCCTGACCAATAAAGTGCTGGCCCGCCTGGCTGATCGGGTATTGACCGGTTTTCCGGGCGCATTAGGTGTGCGCGGTGAAATGGTGGGTAATCCAGTCCGCGAGATGATTACAACGTTACCTGTGCCTGAGCAGCGGTTTGCTACACATCATGGGGCCTTACGCATATTGGTGGTGGGCGGCAGTTTGGGTGCCGTGGCGTTAAATACCTTAGTCCCGCAGGCATTTGCAACGCTACCAGTGCAAGCGCGGCCACAGATTATTCATCAAGCCGGTGAAAAACAATTCGAGGCCTTGAAAAAAGCCTATGCCGAGGCTGGCGTGGCGGCAGATTGCCGGGCCTTTATTCACGACATGGCAGAGGTCTACGCATGGGCCGATTTGGTGATTTGTCGTGCAGGCGCATTAACCGTGGCTGAACTCGCCAATGTTGGCGCGGCCAGCATTTTAGTGCCGTTCCCTTTCGCCGTAGACGACCACCAGACCACTAACGCCGCCTATCTACAGCAAGCAGGGGCCGCTTTGTTGATTCAGCAACGCGATCTCGATGTGGCGAAATTAGCCGCCACCTTGCAAACACTGGATAGAGCAAGCTGTTTGGCCATGGCGTTGAAAGCGCGTGCACTGGCTAAGCCGCAAGCCACCCAAGAGGTTGCGGCATGTTGCCAACAATTGGCCTCCAACCATTACAACAAGAAACAACGTGCAGCATGA
- the rsmH gene encoding 16S rRNA (cytosine(1402)-N(4))-methyltransferase RsmH — MTSGAKSAPASLTETSESPVAASHITVMLHEAVDALNVQSDGIYVDGTFGRGGHSRRILSKLGSQGRLIGLDRDLAAVAHGRTIADARFSMVHAHFSSMAAVLDEMGVRAVDGILLDLGISSPQIDEGVRGFSFRFDGPLDMRMDQSRGKTAAEWLATLTEKQLVEVIRDYGEERFAKQVARAIVKEREDGHAITTTGQLAKVVAGAIPKIEPGQNPATRTFQALRIFVNQELEELSLVLPDCLKLLRPQGRLAVISFHSLEDRIVKRFIQSEVDRDNLPAGLPVRASELPQPRMQAIGRASKPSAAEVAANVRSRSAVLRVAERTTVQ; from the coding sequence ATGACGTCGGGCGCGAAGTCAGCGCCCGCGTCCTTGACGGAAACGTCAGAGTCACCAGTCGCCGCCAGTCATATCACCGTGATGCTGCATGAGGCGGTCGATGCGCTGAACGTGCAATCAGATGGCATCTATGTCGATGGTACTTTTGGTCGTGGTGGACATAGCCGCCGCATACTTTCCAAGTTAGGTAGTCAAGGGCGCCTGATCGGCTTAGACCGTGATCTGGCGGCAGTAGCGCATGGGCGGACGATCGCCGATGCGCGTTTTAGTATGGTGCATGCGCATTTTTCATCTATGGCCGCAGTGCTTGATGAGATGGGCGTGCGAGCGGTGGATGGCATTTTGCTCGATTTGGGCATTTCATCGCCGCAGATTGATGAAGGGGTGCGCGGGTTCAGTTTCCGTTTCGACGGGCCTTTGGATATGCGCATGGATCAAAGTCGTGGCAAAACTGCGGCAGAGTGGTTGGCGACGCTGACTGAAAAACAATTGGTTGAGGTGATTCGAGATTATGGTGAAGAACGGTTTGCTAAGCAGGTTGCAAGGGCGATTGTTAAAGAGCGCGAAGATGGGCATGCCATCACCACTACAGGGCAACTTGCCAAGGTCGTGGCAGGTGCCATCCCCAAGATTGAGCCGGGCCAGAACCCTGCAACGCGCACATTTCAAGCTCTACGGATTTTCGTCAATCAAGAGCTTGAGGAGCTCTCGCTAGTGCTGCCAGATTGTTTAAAGCTGCTGCGTCCGCAAGGGCGGCTAGCGGTGATCAGCTTTCACTCGTTGGAAGATCGCATCGTCAAACGCTTTATTCAGTCAGAAGTGGATAGGGATAACTTACCTGCAGGCTTGCCGGTGCGCGCTAGCGAATTGCCGCAGCCACGCATGCAGGCGATTGGTCGGGCCAGCAAGCCAAGCGCGGCTGAGGTGGCGGCGAATGTGCGATCACGTAGCGCAGTGTTGCGTGTGGCTGAACGTACTACGGTGCAATAA
- the murD gene encoding UDP-N-acetylmuramoyl-L-alanine--D-glutamate ligase, whose translation MKKHFEKQRIAVLGLGDTGFSALRWLRQMGAEVVMFDSRLHPAGQNHLQEAFPEVEYHLGPFNFALLSTMDLIVASPGVSLKDPCLVQLMAQGKYVVGDVELFARFRAPYAKVIAITGSNGKTTVTTLVGEICKQAGLNTIVAGNIGLPVLDTLQMSAPDVYVLELSSFQLETLHQLQVDAATILNLSEDHMDRYDSMEEYAQAKARIYKHARLAVVNRDDPVSAALAGQLPQVSFGVNPSPTINDYGLNEAGCLCAGHRHYIEADSLQIRGKHNIANALAAIALTQAIGIDKVSILNTVKSFSGLPHRVEWVASIDQIDFYDDSKGTNVGATCAAISGMLKQGKPQKVVLIAGGDGKGQDFTPLREAVLHHARAVVLIGRDAPKIQHTLQNLPVSIVDAVDLPAAVHIAKTLAEAGDAVLLSPACASFDMFRNYEHRAEVFVEAVKAMEAACLAR comes from the coding sequence ATGAAGAAACACTTTGAAAAACAGCGGATCGCGGTATTGGGACTGGGTGACACCGGCTTCTCTGCTTTGCGCTGGCTGCGCCAAATGGGCGCTGAAGTGGTGATGTTCGATTCGCGGCTGCACCCGGCAGGACAGAATCATCTGCAAGAAGCCTTCCCTGAGGTGGAGTACCACCTCGGGCCATTTAACTTCGCATTATTGTCGACGATGGATTTGATTGTTGCCAGCCCTGGCGTGTCGCTTAAAGATCCCTGCCTGGTGCAGTTGATGGCGCAAGGCAAGTATGTGGTGGGCGATGTTGAGTTGTTTGCCCGTTTTCGTGCGCCTTATGCAAAGGTGATTGCCATTACCGGTTCTAACGGTAAAACCACGGTCACCACATTGGTCGGCGAGATTTGTAAACAAGCCGGATTGAACACGATCGTCGCTGGCAATATTGGGCTGCCCGTGCTGGATACATTGCAGATGTCAGCCCCCGATGTGTATGTGTTGGAATTGTCCAGTTTTCAGTTAGAGACCCTGCATCAGTTGCAAGTGGATGCAGCAACGATTCTTAACCTGTCTGAGGATCACATGGATCGTTATGACAGCATGGAAGAGTATGCCCAAGCCAAGGCACGCATTTATAAGCATGCGCGGCTGGCGGTGGTGAATCGTGACGATCCCGTCAGTGCGGCTTTGGCAGGGCAGTTGCCTCAAGTATCTTTTGGCGTGAACCCTTCGCCGACCATCAATGATTATGGCCTGAATGAAGCGGGTTGCCTGTGTGCCGGTCATCGGCATTATATTGAAGCGGACAGCCTGCAAATTCGTGGCAAGCATAATATTGCCAACGCGCTGGCAGCGATTGCACTGACACAGGCGATCGGCATCGACAAGGTGTCGATTCTGAATACCGTGAAATCTTTTAGCGGCTTGCCACATCGCGTTGAGTGGGTGGCGAGCATTGACCAGATCGATTTTTATGACGACTCCAAAGGCACCAATGTCGGCGCGACTTGTGCGGCCATCAGCGGCATGCTCAAGCAGGGCAAGCCACAAAAGGTCGTGCTGATTGCGGGCGGTGATGGCAAAGGTCAGGATTTCACACCTTTGCGTGAAGCTGTCTTGCATCATGCCAGAGCGGTGGTGTTGATCGGACGCGATGCACCAAAAATTCAGCATACTTTGCAAAACTTACCCGTCTCTATTGTGGATGCCGTTGATTTACCAGCTGCGGTGCACATTGCGAAAACATTGGCAGAAGCAGGCGATGCCGTCTTGCTGTCACCGGCCTGCGCCAGTTTTGACATGTTCCGTAACTATGAACACCGCGCCGAAGTCTTTGTCGAGGCTGTCAAAGCCATGGAGGCCGCATGCTTGGCCCGTTAA
- a CDS encoding peptidoglycan D,D-transpeptidase FtsI family protein — translation MVMLLKESQHKLVKLPAWRRRMLLVLMLLSFVLLLGRGFYLQTLHKDYLIKKGEAFSRRKVVLMPHRGKIYDRNFKPLAISLPVESVWANPTDVQISVGQLKQMSSLLDMQTKELQQKLQKKKKEFVFIKRRVAPDVAKQVMAMKVPGVFSQKEYKRFYPAAEVTAHIVGFTGVDDTGVEGMELYRNHVLSGSAGKRDFVRDRKGHVVEDLVAVKLPHDGQDLVLSIDRTVQYVVHRELSRAVEKHKAKAAAAVVLDAKTGEVLALVNIPTYNPNNPVNVASKLRNSAIVNIFEPGSTMKPVTAAAAMEFGPYQPDTKIQTAPGYLRIGTATIHDAHPNQVLTVSQVIQKSSNVGSAKMALDLNREQLWNTYVQLGFGSTTKIGFPGEASGKVRDYKTWRPIEQATMSYGHGISVTLLQLARAYTVFANEGELLPVTLTKLSEPPVGRQVFSAKVANAVKDMLELVVQPGGTALKAQVTGYRVAGKTGTAHKLGEHGYEHDKYVGSFVGMVPASNPRLIMAVMIDEPSNGEYYGGSVAAPVFSAVMNDVLRMLVIPQDGNALPVAPPADAAEVKEAM, via the coding sequence ATGGTTATGTTACTGAAAGAGAGTCAACACAAGCTGGTGAAGTTGCCAGCCTGGCGCCGTCGCATGCTGCTGGTGTTGATGTTGTTGAGTTTTGTCTTGTTGCTGGGGCGCGGATTTTATCTGCAGACCTTGCACAAGGATTACCTGATTAAAAAAGGCGAGGCATTTTCTCGGCGCAAAGTGGTGTTGATGCCACATCGCGGCAAGATTTATGACCGTAACTTTAAACCATTGGCGATTAGTTTGCCGGTGGAGTCGGTGTGGGCTAACCCGACAGATGTGCAGATTTCTGTCGGGCAGTTAAAGCAAATGTCTAGCTTGCTCGACATGCAGACCAAAGAATTGCAACAAAAGCTGCAAAAAAAGAAAAAAGAATTTGTTTTTATTAAACGGAGAGTGGCGCCCGATGTGGCAAAACAGGTGATGGCGATGAAGGTACCCGGTGTGTTCAGTCAAAAAGAATACAAACGCTTCTACCCCGCGGCAGAAGTGACGGCGCATATCGTCGGTTTCACCGGGGTGGATGATACCGGCGTTGAGGGCATGGAGCTCTACCGCAATCACGTGTTGTCAGGAAGTGCTGGCAAACGCGATTTTGTGCGCGATCGCAAAGGCCATGTGGTGGAAGACCTGGTGGCCGTCAAATTGCCGCACGATGGGCAAGACTTAGTGCTGAGCATAGACCGTACGGTGCAATATGTGGTGCACAGAGAGTTGTCTCGCGCCGTTGAAAAACATAAAGCCAAAGCGGCGGCAGCGGTTGTGCTTGATGCCAAAACTGGCGAGGTATTGGCGCTGGTGAATATTCCGACTTACAACCCGAATAATCCAGTGAATGTGGCCAGCAAGCTACGTAACTCGGCCATCGTCAACATTTTTGAGCCTGGCTCGACCATGAAGCCAGTGACGGCGGCGGCGGCGATGGAGTTTGGCCCCTACCAGCCCGATACTAAAATTCAGACAGCGCCCGGTTATCTGCGCATTGGCACCGCCACCATTCATGACGCGCACCCTAACCAAGTGTTAACCGTATCTCAGGTGATCCAAAAGTCTTCAAATGTCGGTTCGGCCAAAATGGCGCTCGATTTAAACCGCGAGCAGTTATGGAACACCTATGTGCAACTCGGCTTTGGCTCGACAACCAAGATTGGCTTCCCGGGCGAAGCTTCTGGCAAGGTACGTGATTACAAAACTTGGCGTCCGATTGAGCAGGCCACCATGTCCTATGGCCATGGTATTAGCGTAACGCTGTTGCAATTGGCGCGCGCCTATACCGTGTTTGCCAATGAGGGTGAGTTATTGCCGGTCACATTAACCAAGCTTTCCGAGCCGCCAGTGGGGCGCCAAGTGTTTTCTGCCAAGGTGGCAAACGCGGTTAAAGACATGCTTGAACTGGTGGTGCAACCCGGGGGCACGGCTTTGAAGGCGCAAGTGACTGGTTATCGCGTGGCAGGTAAAACGGGCACTGCGCACAAATTGGGCGAGCATGGCTATGAGCATGACAAATATGTGGGCTCGTTTGTTGGCATGGTGCCGGCCTCGAATCCACGCCTCATCATGGCTGTGATGATTGATGAGCCCAGCAATGGCGAATACTACGGGGGCAGCGTCGCGGCACCCGTATTCAGTGCGGTGATGAATGACGTATTGCGTATGCTGGTGATTCCACAAGACGGCAACGCATTGCCGGTCGCGCCACCGGCGGATGCCGCCGAAGTAAAGGAGGCGATGTGA